The proteins below are encoded in one region of Naumovozyma castellii chromosome 6, complete genome:
- the FCF1 gene encoding rRNA-processing protein FCF1 (ancestral locus Anc_5.392), protein MGKAKKTRKFGLVKRTLNAKKDQRLKANQDKLIEKDDPELTRNVPQVSSALFFQYNEAIKPPYQVLIDTNFINFSIQKKIDLVKGMMDCLLAKCNPLITDCVMAELEKLGPKYRIALRLARDPRIKRLSCSHKGTYADDCIVNRVLQHKCFIVATNDAGLKQRVRKIPGIPLMSVGGHSYVIEKLPDVF, encoded by the coding sequence ATGGGTAAGGCCAAGAAGACAAGAAAGTTTGGACTAGTAAAACGTACATTAAACGCAAAGAAGGACCAACGTTTAAAGGCCAACCAGGATAAACTGATAGAGAAGGACGATCCGGAACTCACGAGGAACGTCCCACAAGTATCCAGTGCTCTGTTCTTCCAATATAATGAAGCCATCAAACCTCCCTATCAAGTATTGATCGATACaaattttatcaatttttccattcaaaagaaaattgattTGGTCAAGGGGATGATGGACTGTCTCTTAGCCAAATGTAATCCTTTGATTACAGACTGTGTTATGGCGGAACTGGAAAAATTGGGACCTAAGTATCGTATTGCCTTGAGACTTGCTCGTGATCCTAGAATAAAGAGGCTAAGTTGCTCTCACAAGGGGACATACGCGGATGACTGCATTGTTAATAGAGTGTTACAACATAAATGTTTCATCGTGGCTACAAATGATGCTGGGTTGAAGCAAAGAGTGAGAAAGATCCCAGGGATTCCATTAATGAGTGTTGGTGGACACTCATAtgtcattgaaaaattaccaGACGTCTTCTGA
- the SWR1 gene encoding chromatin-remodeling protein SWR1 (ancestral locus Anc_5.383), producing the protein MTRQTSGNPNKKVSQLERDEKVAELKFQYDLLTNELYHLKEFVSLFEFDPTYANESEAYSKFIKENKLTLDAPTENNNIKLNEKIRRRQLRTTTINNVTTDADATEMSFESKLEMIQPLVQRRYNELTESSQVSKNKEPRMMPKVKKESVLNAKVKIKAPKAKRSYIKMKTEELPQEKENGPEIYSTDANNLQYDGEEEDDFYFTTSDEDDFKAKPGRRKKQPRLNLTLHPPRQTITNPLQVHNSKYKSLSDYLNSFKSLEEDMTIPEYEHYLAEQREIVLKIKRGLRSGALVFDKETDSLQPMTTKEARLIQVNKPDPISYHYKEQNLSVHREYLINHGIYMSKLFASGKRARIARAKKVSLMVEQHFKHLAGADERKLKEEERHRKLLARTAMQAVKKRWNMAEKAFRVLKRDEEDQLKRIQGKEHLSKMLEKSTQLLGAQLNQNKDGSVTNGEGLTSDENMDSDDDMLSSSSENESETSNTADQLSTSEINDESLSIEELKKKYNSLEANTIDQNKNDELTSATVNEKDFVLDESDTSSLDPVTTDESTSEDVSDDEVESTENPADLTSLFATNEITSDMEDSDDFVMSEPESITPASETPDKGELLPNEAGAENSEQVVPNEQQLSVVDVPVPSLLRGTLRTYQKQGLNWLASLFNNNTNGILADEMGLGKTIQTISLLAYLACEKQNWGPHLIVVPTSVLLNWEMEFKRFCPGLKVLTYYGSPQQRKEKRKGWNKPDAFHVCIVSYQLVVQDQHSFKRKKWQYMVLDEAHNIKNFRSTRWQALLNFNTRRRLLVTGTPLQNNLAELWSLLYFLMPQTVIDGKKVSGFADLDAFQQWFGRPVDKLIETGAGYQQDAETKKTVSKLHQVLRPYLLRRLKADVEKQMPAKYEHIVYCRLSKRQRFLYDDFMSRSQTKATLASGNFMSIVNCLMQLRKVCNHPDLFEMRPILTSLEIGSSVPSYYTDTNRFVHKMLSKNGSLAAIDLKNLNLIFNGNDELLTTNTAETISKLKCLDEFTNAISCLQKQTKSEELHSNFNFQDASAFYKYFNREKIEQAIESLEFFKYINTLRADTKPIYGSNLIKLLNIYDTKDETKSQLLDNFITPLQTRFLLGKDIIEKYAVITPGAVTLDMRYLTLGLNDDSLLDQAAKSTLIQELHEVDNPFHQLQTKLTIAFPDKSLLQYDCGKLQKLAKLLQDLKDNGHRALIFTQMTKVLDVLERFLNYHGYIYMRLDGATKVEDRQILTERFNNDPRVTVFILSSRSGGLGINLTGADTVIFYDSDWNPAMDKQCQDRCHRIGQTRDVHIYRFVSEHTIESNILKKANQKRQLDNVVIQKGDFTTDYFTKLSVRDLLGSEDNDGAKETEGPLLLDDPNITKDPRHLEKLLAQAEDEDDVKAANQALREVEVDDEDFTEDPTKLNSHEDKIEELEDEYEGTGHVEEYMIRYIANGNYY; encoded by the coding sequence ATGACAAGACAAACCAGTGGAAACCCGAATAAGAAAGTCAGCCAATTGGAAAGGGACGAAAAAGTGGCAGAGTTGAAGTTTCAATATGATCTGTTGACGAATGAACTGTATCATTTGAAGGAGTTTGTCTCATTATTCGAATTTGATCCAACCTATGCAAATGAATCTGAAGCATAttctaaatttattaaGGAGAACAAGTTAACACTGGATGCTCCAACcgaaaataataacattaaaTTAAACGAAAAGATACGAAGACGACAATTGAGAACGACAACCATAAATAACGTCACCACTGATGCTGATGCAACTGAAATGTCCTTCGAATCAAAACTAGAGATGATCCAGCCATTGGTTCAGAGGAGATATAACGAGTTAACGGAATCATCACAGGTTTCAAAGAATAAGGAACCCCGTATGATGCCAAAAGTGAAGAAAGAATCCGTATTAAATGCAAAAGTGAAGATTAAAGCTCCAAAAGCAAAAAGGTCATACATCAAGATGAAGACAGAAGAACTGCCCCaggagaaagaaaatggtccagaaatatattcaacTGATGCAAACAATTTGCAATATGACggtgaagaagaggacGACTTTTATTTCACAACCTCGGACGAAGACGATTTCAAAGCTAAACCAGGTAGGAGGAAGAAACAACCACGTCTTAATTTGACACTTCATCCCCCAAGACAAACGATCACTAACCCTTTACAAGTACacaattccaaatataagTCCCTCTCTGATTATTTAAACTCATTTAAATCcttagaagaagatatgaCCATTCCAGAGTATGAACATTATTTGGCGGAACAAAGGGAAATCGtattgaagataaagaGAGGTTTGAGAAGTGGAGCTCTCGTTTTCGATAAAGAGACAGATTCCTTACAACCCATGACGACAAAGGAAGCAAGACTGATTCAAGTAAATAAGCCCGATCCGATTTCTTATCATtataaagaacaaaatttaAGCGTCCATAGAGAATACTTGATTAACCATGGCATTTATATGAGTAAGTTATTTGCTAGTGGGAAAAGAGCAAGAATTGCAAGAGCAAAAAAGGTCTCTTTGATGGTTGAACAACACTTTAAACACCTTGCTGGTGCAGATGAgagaaaattgaaagaagaggaaCGACATAGGAAATTATTAGCTAGAACTGCAATGCAAGCAGTGAAAAAAAGGTGGAACATGGCAGAAAAAGCGTTTAGAGTTTTAAAAAGGGATGAAGaggatcaattgaaaagaattcAGGGGAAAGAACATCTATCGAAGATGTTGGAAAAGAGTACTCAATTATTAGGTGCACAGTTGAACCAAAATAAAGACGGATCGGTGACAAACGGCGAAGGGTTAACCTCCGATGAAAATATGGATAGTGATGATGACATgttatcatcatcctcGGAAAATGAGAGTGAAACCTCAAATACAGCTGATCAATTGTCAACCTCGGAAATTAATGACGAATCTCTTTCAATcgaagaattgaaaaagaaatacaatTCATTGGAAGCAAATACCATAGATCagaataaaaatgatgaacTGACGTCAGCTACCGTTAATGAAAAAGATTTTGTATTAGATGAATCTGATACAAGCTCATTGGATCCAGTAACCACCGACGAATCTACTTCTGAGGATGTATCGGATGATGAGGTTGAATCCACCGAAAATCCGGCTGATTTGACTTCTCTTTTTGCTACAAATGAGATTACCAGTGATATGGAAGACTCAGATGATTTTGTAATGAGTGAACCAGAAAGTATAACTCCAGCATCAGAAACTCCTGATAAGGGAGAACTTCTTCCAAATGAAGCTGGAGCTGAAAATTCAGAGCAGGTAGTTCCAAACGAGCAGCAGTTGTCTGTGGTTGATGTTCCTGTTCCCTCATTGTTAAGGGGTACTTTAAGAACATATCAAAAGCAAGGTTTAAACTGGCTTGCATCactattcaataataatacgAACGGTATCCTAGCTGATGAAATGGGTCTTGGGAAAACAATTCAAACGATCTCTTTATTAGCCTATTTAGCGTGTGAAAAGCAGAATTGGGGACCACATTTGATTGTTGTACCAACTTCTGTCTTGCTAAATTGGGAAATGGAATTTAAAAGATTCTGCCCAGGTTTGAAAGTGTTGACATATTATGGTTCTCCTCAGCAACGTAAGGAAAAGCGGAAAGGTTGGAATAAACCAGATGCATTTCATGTTTGTATTGTATCGTATCAACTTGTTGTTCAAGACCAACATTCGTTtaagagaaaaaaatggCAATATATGGTATTAGATGAAGCACAtaatatcaaaaattttaGATCAACCAGATGGCAGGCCCTTTTGAATTTTAATACTAGAAGAAGATTACTGGTGACAGGTACTcctcttcaaaataatctAGCAGAATTATGGTCATTATTGTATTTCTTGATGCCACAAACTGTTATAGATGGTAAGAAAGTTTCTGGTTTTGCAGATTTGGATGCCTTCCAACAGTGGTTCGGCCGACCTGTAGATAAACTTATTGAGACTGGTGCTGGCTACCAGCAAGATGCTGAAACTAAAAAGACTGTTTCGAAGTTACATCAGGTGTTAAGACCTTATTTATTGAGAAGATTAAAAGCGGATGTCGAAAAACAAATGCCCGCCAAATATGAACATATTGTCTATTGTCGACTATCAAAAAGACAAAGATTTTTATATGACGATTTTATGTCAAGATCTCAAACAAAGGCAACTTTGGCATCGGGTAATTTCATGTCCATCGTGAACTGTCTGATGCAACTCAGAAAGGTTTGTAATCACCctgatttatttgaaatgCGACCTATTTTGACATCATTAGAAATCGGATCTTCTGTCCCCAGCTATTATACGGATACAAATAGATTCGTTCATAAAATGTTATCAAAGAATGGTAGCTTGGCTGCCATTGATCTAAAAAATCTAAACTTGATATTTAACGGGAATGATGAACTGTTAACGACAAATACGGCAGAGACCATTTCGAAACTAAAATGTCTCGATGAATTTACAAACGCGATATCTTGCCttcaaaaacaaacaaaatcCGAAGAACTTCATTCTAACTTTAATTTCCAGGATGCTTCTGCGTTTTATAAATACTTCAATAGAGAAAAAATAGAGCAAGCCATTGAATCGttagaatttttcaagtaTATTAATACCCTACGAGCTGACACAAAGCCAATATATGGCAGtaatttgataaagttattgaatatCTATGACACCAAAGATGAAACAAAGTCACAATTACTGGATAATTTCATTACACCTTTACAGACACGTTTTCTTTTGGGGAAAGATATAATCGAAAAATATGCAGTTATTACGCCGGGTGCCGTCACTTTGGATATGAGATATTTAACATTGGGTTTGAATGATGACAGCTTGCTTGATCAAGCAGCAAAATCTACATTAATCCAAGAACTGCATGAGGTAGATAACCCATTTCACCAACTACAAACTAAATTGACGATAGCATTCCCAGATAAGTCCTTATTACAATATGATTGTGGTAAACTGCAGAAACTTGCGAAACTATTGCAGGATTTGAAAGACAATGGCCACAGAGCTCTAATTTTTACTCAAATGACAAAAGTTTTAGATGTTTTAGAAAGATTTCTTAATTATCACGGGTATATTTATATGAGATTGGATGGTGCTACTAAGGTGGAAGATCGTCAAATTTTGACGgaaagatttaataatgacCCAAGGGTTACGGTATTCATTTTATCAAGTAGGTCTGGTGGTTTGGGTATCAATTTAACTGGTGCTGATACCGTCATATTTTATGATTCCGATTGGAACCCAGCTATGGATAAACAATGTCAGGATCGTTGTCATAGAATTGGGCAAACTCGTGACGTGCATATATATAGATTTGTCAGTGAACATACTATTGAAAGCAACATTCTTAAGAAAGCAAACCAAAAAAGACAATTAGATAATGTTGTTATCCAAAAGGGGGATTTCACTACTGACTATTTTACCAAACTGTCTGTTCGTGACCTTTTGGGGTCTGAAGACAACGATGGTGCTAAGGAAACTGAAGgtccattattattggatgATCCCAATATTACTAAAGACCCTCGTCATCTGGAGAAACTTTTGGCCCAAgcagaagatgaagatgatgtgAAGGCAGCAAATCAAGCATTGAGAGAGGTTGAggttgatgatgaagatttcaCTGAAGACCCAACAAAATTGAACTCACATGAAGATAAGATAGAAGAGCTCGAGGATGAGTACGAAGGTACCGGCCACGTTGAAGAATACATGATCAGGTATATTGCCAATGGGAATTATTACTAG
- the MRPS28 gene encoding mitochondrial 37S ribosomal protein uS15m (ancestral locus Anc_5.389), translating into MLGHITRNIASNAIVSSALRRTFTTTAKANSGRAAKFLKAQKRKQLNIEKQESIQNSLEKVDPVFGKKDTPFIVRILAELKEPLVLSSGYDIDEVEKFLAAVESTKTEQIESSGLNSALLELDDAETLQDKRDIVLRILSMRNANNKTSMKLALNLALKEFQRFPGDTGSSEVQAACMTVRIHNMAKHLQDHKKDFANERKLRMLVQQRQSILKYLKRDNAERYYWAIQKLGLTDSAVMEEFNMDRQYMRDYKFFEDRTML; encoded by the coding sequence ATGCTAGGCCATATCACCCGAAATATTGCATCGAATGCAATTGTCTCTTCTGCTTTAAGGAGGACATTTACAACGACTGCTAAAGCAAATAGTGGAAGGGCTGCCAAGTTTTTAAAGGCTcagaaaaggaaacaattgaatataGAGAAGCAAGAATCTATACAAAATTCCTTAGAAAAAGTGGATCCGGTATTTGGGAAGAAGGATACGCCGTTCATAGTGCGTATTTTGGCAGAACTAAAGGAACCATTAGTCCTATCATCTGGTTATGATATTGACGAAGTGGAAAAATTTTTAGCAGCTGTGGAGTCTACAAAGACTGAGCAAATTGAGTCATCGGGTTTAAACTCTGCCCTCCTTGAACTTGATGATGCCGAGACTTTACAGGATAAAAGAGATATCGTGTTGAGAATACTGAGTATGAGAAATGCGAATAATAAGACATCTATGAAGTTAGCATTGAATTTAGCCcttaaagaatttcaaCGGTTCCCTGGTGATACAGGATCAAGTGAAGTACAGGCTGCATGTATGACCGTTCGTATTCACAATATGGCAAAGCATCTACAAGATCATAAGAAAGATTTTGCCAATGAAAGGAAATTGCGAATGCTGGTTCAACAGAGGCAAAGTATTTTGAAATACCTAAAGAGAGATAATGCagaaagatattattgGGCAATTCAGAAGTTAGGTCTCACAGATTCTGCTGTGatggaagaatttaatatgGATAGACAGTATATGCGAGACtataaattctttgaagataGGACAATGCTTTGA
- the IPI1 gene encoding Ipi1p (ancestral locus Anc_5.381), giving the protein MTKSRKQKQKKQDFLKRKLKVGKTKPKASNLTDTSFVSRTISIKNQHLEHDHDLSKKLSLLKHHNVTVRKETLQNFQKAIPKIIHSKLMSPLLTQCIPLICDDSRVVREQLVELIKEIGKWDAQVLRLHCKVFVLYINMATTHIVPQIQNDSTKFLLCLLEICQDELIRQAWVKLLNDVFCVLGWGSIGHNQAAGAVQTKKRDAKNLKIHLDALYQLIKGGCVEPELESNDEENEEASNQHLIPNYPQPYDYLKLFARVLKNKDSNVTTTQQMGSLAAQDIETRQQIFKSQYADTLDKELDLLVKDGGECGRSANNIKQLVSTICT; this is encoded by the coding sequence ATGACTAAATCAAGAAAGCAAAAGCAAAAGAAGCAAGATTTCCTTAAAAGGAAATTAAAAGTCGGTAAAACCAAGCCTAAGGCATCTAATCTTACAGACACATCTTTCGTTTCTCGAACGATTTCGATTAAGAATCAACATCTAGAACATGACCATGATCTGTCAAAGAAGCTTTCGCTGTTAAAGCATCATAATGTTACTGTACGAAAGGAGACTCTTCAGAACTTTCAAAAAGCCATTCCCAAGATTATCCACTCTAAATTAATGAGCCCGTTATTAACACAGTGTATACCTCTGATATGTGACGACTCGAGAGTAGTTAGAGAGCAACTTGTAGAATtgattaaagaaattgggaAGTGGGATGCGCAAGTGTTAAGACTACATTGTAAAGTGTTTGTGCTGTATATTAATATGGCTACAACCCATATTGTTCCACAGATTCAAAATGATTCTACCAAATTTTTACTCTGTTTACTAGAAATATGTCAGGATGAATTGATTAGACAAGCGTGGGTGAAGCTTCTTAATGATGTGTTCTGTGTCTTAGGGTGGGGCTCTATTGGACATAACCAGGCAGCAGGTGCAGTCCAGACTAAGAAACGAGATGCCAAGAACTTGAAGATTCATTTGGATGCTCTCTACCAGTTAATCAAAGGCGGTTGTGTGGAGCCAGAGCTAGAATCCAACGATGAAGAAAACGAAGAGGCCTCAAACCAACATCTGATTCCAAATTATCCTCAACCATACGATTACTTGAAGTTGTTTGCCAGGgtattgaagaacaagGACTCGAATGTCACAACTACCCAACAAATGGGGTCTTTGGCAGCACAGGATATTGAGACTCGCCAACAGATATTCAAGAGTCAATACGCCGATACGTTAGACAAGGAACTGGATCTTCTAGTGAAGGATGGTGGTGAGTGTGGTAGAAGCGCAAACAACATCAAGCAATTGGTCTCCACCATATGTACATGA
- the NCAS0F03080 gene encoding uncharacterized protein (ancestral locus Anc_5.390) yields the protein MSALFSKTLSELHQHPIRTTGMGIGNTHRRISLGFFPPNKKNPLVKKYRRRPATSDQRSFHSLADDFGSSVHEPNLYLDQIMEEEPDSYYNDEEDGGELSRTISLPSRVSETPELSPSDVDWIVQEHGRRYSSVYNSDDNEDDPSLEASIEQPRGLDYDEFIHRIQEQRHVYDSIIHVGPKPRRHSFISINSRGSVPTIYQEDIDSAEFDRLAHEDVTFKSEAKVLASYSFPLIFTFLLEQIFPMVCSLTVGHLGKNQLAAVSLASMTSNITLAVFEGIATSLDTLCPQAYGSGRYFSVGIHLQRCIAFSLVIFIPFAFFWYYSEPILYLVVPEKELIHLTSQFLKVLILGAPAYIFFENLKRYLQAQGIFDAGIYVLAICAPTNILVSYTLVWNKYIGIGFIGSAVAVVLNFWLMFFLLLFYTIKFEGGKCWGGFSRKALTHWKDLGHLALSGIIMLEAEELSYELLTLFSAYFGASYLAAQSAVSTMAALLYMVPFAIGISTSTRIANFIGARRTDCAHISSKVGLTFSFGAGLINCSLLILGRHFIANIFSKDEEVKTLISNLLPLVGIVQNFDSLNAVAGSCLRGQGMQSLGSIVNLLSYYLFGIPLALILSWHFDMKLNGLWVGIGSAMLLIGLIESYYVLFPNWNAIMNYADMLKETEDDESDDEEYFTDSDSDLNGNENERSPLLPM from the coding sequence ATGTCTGCTCTTTTTTCCAAGACTTTATCGGAATTACATCAACATCCGATTCGAACCACCGGTATGGGGATCGGTAACACCCATAGAAGAATATCATTAGGATTCTTCCCACCAAATAAGAAAAACCCATTAGTGAAGAAGTATCGTAGGCGACCTGCCACTTCAGATCAAAGAAGTTTCCATTCATTAGCTGATGATTTTGGCAGTAGTGTTCATGAACCAAACCTTTATTTGGACCAAATTATGGAGGAAGAACCGGATTCCTATTAcaatgatgaggaagatggTGGTGAATTGAGTAGGACCATTTCTTTACCTTCAAGAGTATCAGAGACACCTGAATTATCTCCCTCAGATGTAGATTGGATCGTACAAGAGCATGGACGTCGATACTCTTCAGTTTATAACTCGGATGATAATGAGGATGACCCAAGTTTAGAGGCAAGCATTGAACAACCGAGAGGATTAGATTATGATGAATTTATACATAGAATACAGGAACAGAGACATGTTTATGACTCTATAATACATGTGGGACCTAAACCACGCAGACATTCATTTATCTCTATCAATAGTAGAGGTTCAGTTCCAACCATTTACCAAGAAGATATAGATTCTGCTGAATTTGACCGTCTAGCACATGAGGATGTCACTTTTAAATCGGAAGCAAAAGTGCTGGCATCTTATTCTTTCCCATTAATCTTCACATTCTTATTGGAACAAATATTCCCCATGGTATGTTCATTAACTGTTGGCCATTTGGGTAAAAATCAACTTGCCGCTGTATCCTTGGCATCAATGACATCAAACATTACGTTAGCCGTATTTGAAGGAATTGCAACAAGTTTGGATACTTTGTGCCCACAAGCATATGGATCAGGTCGTTATTTTAGCGTTGGTATCCACTTACAACGATGCATTGCATTTTCTTTGGTCATTTTTATCCCATTTGCATTCTTCTGGTATTATTCAGAACCTATCCTGTATCTTGTGGTTCCAGAGAAGGAATTAATTCACTTAACTTCACAATTTCTCAAAGTTCTAATCCTAGGTGCTCCTGCTtacattttctttgaaaatttgaaaaggtATTTACAAGCACAAGGGATATTTGACGCTGGTATTTATGTGCTAGCTATTTGTGCTCCAACAAATATACTTGTTAGCTACACGTTGGTTTGGAATAAATACATCGGTATTGGATTTATTGGATCTGCGGTAGCCGTTGTGCTCAATTTTTGGTTGATGTTTTTCctattattgttttataCAATAAAGTTCGAAGGTGGGAAATGCTGGGGTGGATTTTCCCGTAAGGCCTTGACACATTGGAAAGATTTGGGTCATTTAGCATTATCAGGTATCATTATGCTGGAAGCTGAAGAACTGTCCTATGAATTGCTAACCTTGTTCAGTGCATATTTTGGTGCTAGTTATTTAGCTGCCCAATCTGCCGTCTCTACTATGGCTGCATTATTGTACATGGTCCCATTCGCAATCGGTAtatcaacatcaacaagAATAGCTAATTTCATAGGGGCGAGGAGAACAGATTGTGCACATATATCATCTAAGGTTGGAttaacattttcatttggtgCTGGATTAATCAATTGTTCTTTGTTAATATTGGGACGTCACTTTATTGccaatatattttctaaGGATGAAGAAGTGAAAACCCTTATAAGTAATTTGCTACCATTGGTTGGGATAGTTCAAAACTTTGACTCTTTAAATGCAGTGGCAGGTTCCTGTCTTAGAGGTCAAGGTATGCAATCATTAGGTAGCATTGTAAATCTGCTCTCCTACTACCTTTTCGGGATCCCATTAGCGTTAATCTTAAGTTGGCATTTTgatatgaaattaaatggGTTATGGGTTGGTATTGGTTCTGCAATGCTATTGATTGGATTGATCGAATCGTACTATGTTTTATTCCCCAATTGGAATGCGATTATGAATTACGCAGACATGTTAAAGGAAactgaagatgatgagTCAGATGACGAAGAGTATTTTACAGATTCAGATTCGGATTTAAATGGCAATGAGAACGAACGCTCTCCTTTATTACCAATGTAA
- the MRX8 gene encoding translation initiation/elongation factor MRX8 (ancestral locus Anc_5.387): MRGFPTSIQVRNSVSLAKSIILQTKNSFPTDAKMIIPKKTQKPTKILKPHRFKSTQEPEWAKFNDQYNEHYSAPTISQLNPINHYFNIADVTYEWSVASFADIPSEWLKDKYRGQESDKVTKRFPGKTYVPFELVNELPEVIFLGRTNAGKSTLLNNITTVFQHATLEKSAKMSSKAGFTKTLNCFNIGNRFRLIDSPGYGFNSSAKQGDVTMEYLRERKELKRSYLLIPGDKGFSDLDLGIIEFMRENGIPFEIVFTKMDRVRNLTNFKEMVTASGILNYPTLPQLIFVNSAITKTCSKRYGIDRLRFSLFQSCSLNPLVKPTKKKVN, from the coding sequence atgaGGGGATTCCCTACATCTATACAAGTACGAAATAGCGTATCTCTCGCAAAGAGTATAATATTGCAAACTAAGAACTCCTTTCCCACAGACGCAAAGATGATAATACCGAAAAAGACTCAGAAACCGaccaaaattttaaaacCACATAGATTCAAATCAACTCAGGAACCAGAATGGGCAAAGTTTAATGACCAATATAACGAACATTATTCTGCACCCACCATTTCTCAGTTGAACCCCATAAACCATTATTTCAACATAGCAGATGTTACTTATGAATGGAGCGTGGCATCCTTTGCGGATATACCGAGTGAATGGTTGAAAGACAAGTATAGGGGGCAAGAGAGCGATAAAGTGACCAAGAGGTTTCCTGGAAAGACTTATGTGCCTTTTGAATTAGTGAACGAACTGCCTGAGGTTATATTTCTTGGTCGAACGAATGCAGGTAAGTCGACACtgttgaataatattaCGACGGTGTTTCAACATGCAACTTTGGAGAAGTCAGCGAAAATGTCATCCAAGGCAGGTTTTACAAAGACTTTGAATTGTTTTAATATTGGAAATCGATTCAGGTTGATAGACTCACCTGGCTATGGTTTCAATAGTAGTGCCAAACAAGGTGACGTAACCATGGAATATCTTAGGGAGagaaaagaattgaaaagaagttACCTTTTAATTCCAGGTGATAAGGGGTTTAGTGATCTTGATCTTGGAATTATCGAGTTTATGAGGGAGAACGGTATCccatttgaaattgtatTTACCAAGATGGATAGAGTCAGAAATTTGACgaattttaaagaaatggtCACAGCTAGTGGGATACTCAATTATCCAACCCTACCGCAACTGATCTTTGTCAATTCAGCTATTACGAAAACATGTTCGAAACGGTATGGTATTGATAGACTAAGGTTTTCATTATTCCAGAGTTGTTCTTTAAATCCCCTTGTAAAACCAACCAAAAAGAAGGTCAactga